A window from Janibacter endophyticus encodes these proteins:
- a CDS encoding IS256 family transposase → MPKKVKKTTSRSEAEQAAVRELVKAARARGEDLTGPDGLLKSITATVLETALEEELTEHLGHEKHRVPTAENGNIRNGTRPKTVLTDAAGEVTIAVPRDRAGTFEPVIVKKRQRRLSDVDAVAISLFAKGLTTGEISAHFHEVYGASISKDTVSRITDKVLEEMAAWSSRPLQPVYAAIFIDAIYVKVRDGQVGNQPFYAAIGVDLNGRRDVLGLWAGQGGGESAKFWMNVLADLKNRGVRDVFFIVCDGLKGLPDSVNAVFPQAIVQACVIHLIRATLRYASRKYWDQLAKDLRRIYTAPSVEAAWAAFEELEEKWGKPYPAIPKMWRAAWEEFIPFLAYDVEIRRVLFSTNAIESLHARYRRAVTVRGHFPTEQAALKCLYLVTRGLDPKGTGQARWTMRWKPALNAFAVTFADRMPAAENL, encoded by the coding sequence AGAAGGTGAAGAAGACGACCTCGCGCAGCGAGGCCGAGCAGGCTGCGGTCCGGGAGCTGGTCAAGGCCGCCCGAGCCCGTGGTGAGGACCTGACCGGCCCGGACGGGCTGCTCAAATCAATCACCGCCACCGTCCTGGAGACAGCCCTGGAAGAGGAGCTGACCGAGCACCTCGGCCACGAGAAGCACCGGGTACCCACCGCGGAGAACGGCAACATCCGCAACGGCACCCGACCCAAGACGGTGCTGACCGACGCCGCCGGAGAGGTGACGATCGCGGTCCCCCGGGACCGGGCCGGCACGTTCGAACCGGTGATCGTCAAGAAGCGACAGCGGCGCCTCTCGGACGTGGACGCGGTCGCGATCAGCCTGTTCGCCAAGGGCCTGACGACCGGTGAGATCAGCGCGCACTTCCACGAGGTGTACGGCGCCTCCATCAGCAAGGACACGGTCTCGAGGATCACGGACAAGGTGCTCGAGGAGATGGCCGCCTGGTCCTCCCGGCCGCTGCAACCGGTGTACGCGGCCATCTTCATCGACGCGATCTACGTCAAGGTTCGCGACGGGCAGGTCGGCAACCAACCCTTCTACGCCGCGATCGGCGTCGACCTGAACGGCCGGCGAGACGTCCTGGGCCTGTGGGCCGGGCAGGGAGGTGGTGAGTCGGCGAAGTTCTGGATGAACGTGCTGGCGGACCTGAAGAACCGCGGCGTGCGCGACGTGTTCTTCATCGTCTGCGACGGCCTCAAAGGACTGCCCGACAGCGTGAACGCCGTCTTCCCCCAGGCGATCGTGCAGGCCTGCGTGATCCACCTCATCCGGGCGACGCTGCGCTACGCCTCGCGGAAATACTGGGACCAGCTGGCCAAGGACCTGCGCCGCATCTACACCGCACCCTCGGTCGAGGCAGCATGGGCGGCGTTCGAGGAGCTGGAGGAGAAATGGGGCAAGCCCTACCCGGCCATCCCCAAGATGTGGAGAGCGGCGTGGGAGGAGTTCATCCCCTTCCTGGCCTACGACGTGGAGATCCGCCGGGTGCTGTTCTCCACCAACGCCATCGAGTCCCTGCACGCCAGGTACCGGCGCGCGGTCACCGTGCGCGGGCACTTTCCGACCGAGCAGGCCGCCCTCAAGTGCCTGTACCTGGTCACCAGGGGCCTGGACCCCAAGGGCACCGGCCAGGCACGATGGACCATGCGGTGGAAGCCCGCGCTCAACGCTTTCGCCGTCACCTTCGCCGACCGCATGCCGGCCGCGGAGAACCTCTGA